The Micromonospora krabiensis genome window below encodes:
- the rho gene encoding transcription termination factor Rho, whose protein sequence is MSDTTDVTSDVSNVAGDATTAAPARRRRSGTGLSAMLLPELQSLAASLGISGTARMRKGELISAISERQGGAAGGTPRPRAEVAAAAAPARDEVHAEVRESAERPEAERRATEQAPSEPAESEGRGRGRRRGAEARASEARTEEAEAGERTERTEGRGGRDRNERAERGDRAERAERGDRAERGERNERVERNERAERGERNDRGERAERGERNDRGERAERGERNDRGDRGERADRNDRNERGDRGQRVERDADGDDDGEGGGRRGRRSRFRDRRRGRGERAEGGDGGGREPQVGEDDVLVPVAGIIDVLDNYAFVRTTGYLAGPNDVYVSMSQIKKYGLRRGDAITGAVRAAREGEQRRDKYNPLVRLDTINGMEPEEARRRPEFYKLTPLYPQERLRLETEPHILTTRVIDLVMPIGKGQRALIVSPPKAGKTMVLQAIANAITHNNPECHLMVVLVDERPEEVTDMQRSVKGEVIAATFDRPPQDHTTVAELAIERAKRLVELGHDVVVLLDSVTRLGRSYNLAAPASGRIMSGGIDSTALYPPKRFLGAARNIENGGSLTILATALVETGSMADTVIFEEFKGTGNAELKLDRKIADKRTFPAIDIHPSGTRKEEILLAPEELAIIHKLRKVLHSLDSQAALDLLLDRLKQSRTNIEFLMQIAKSTPGE, encoded by the coding sequence TTGAGCGACACCACCGACGTGACGTCGGATGTTTCGAACGTCGCTGGCGATGCCACCACCGCCGCTCCCGCCCGTCGGCGGCGTAGCGGCACCGGTCTGTCGGCGATGCTGCTGCCAGAGCTTCAGAGCCTGGCCGCGTCGCTCGGCATCTCCGGCACGGCTCGCATGCGCAAGGGCGAGCTGATCAGCGCGATCTCCGAGCGGCAGGGCGGCGCCGCCGGCGGGACCCCTCGACCGCGGGCCGAGGTCGCGGCCGCGGCCGCTCCCGCTCGCGACGAGGTGCACGCCGAGGTCCGGGAGTCCGCCGAGCGGCCCGAGGCCGAGCGGCGCGCCACCGAGCAGGCGCCGTCCGAGCCGGCCGAGTCCGAGGGCCGTGGTCGCGGCCGTCGCCGGGGCGCCGAGGCGCGGGCCAGCGAGGCGCGCACCGAGGAGGCCGAGGCCGGCGAGCGCACCGAGCGCACCGAGGGCCGCGGCGGGCGTGACCGCAACGAGCGGGCCGAGCGGGGTGACCGTGCCGAGCGCGCCGAGCGGGGCGACCGTGCCGAGCGCGGTGAGCGCAACGAGCGGGTCGAACGCAACGAGCGGGCCGAGCGCGGTGAGCGCAACGACCGTGGTGAGCGGGCCGAGCGCGGTGAGCGCAACGACCGTGGTGAGCGGGCTGAGCGCGGTGAGCGCAACGACCGTGGTGACCGCGGCGAGCGGGCCGACCGGAACGACCGCAACGAGCGGGGCGACCGGGGCCAGCGGGTCGAGCGTGACGCCGACGGTGACGACGACGGCGAGGGCGGCGGCCGGCGCGGCCGGCGCAGCCGCTTCCGGGACCGTCGTCGGGGCCGGGGCGAGCGCGCCGAGGGTGGCGACGGCGGCGGCCGTGAGCCGCAGGTCGGCGAGGACGACGTGCTCGTCCCCGTGGCCGGCATCATCGACGTCCTCGACAACTACGCCTTCGTCCGGACGACCGGCTACCTCGCCGGCCCGAACGACGTGTACGTGTCGATGTCCCAGATCAAGAAGTACGGCCTGCGCCGCGGTGACGCCATCACCGGCGCGGTGCGGGCGGCCCGTGAGGGCGAGCAGCGGCGGGACAAGTACAACCCGCTGGTGCGGCTGGACACCATCAACGGCATGGAGCCGGAGGAGGCCCGGCGCAGGCCGGAGTTCTACAAGCTCACTCCGCTCTACCCGCAGGAGCGGCTGCGGCTGGAGACCGAGCCGCACATCCTGACCACCCGCGTGATCGACCTGGTCATGCCGATCGGCAAGGGCCAGCGGGCGCTCATCGTGTCGCCGCCGAAGGCGGGTAAGACGATGGTGCTGCAGGCGATCGCCAACGCCATCACGCACAACAACCCGGAGTGCCACCTGATGGTGGTGCTGGTGGACGAGCGGCCGGAAGAGGTCACCGACATGCAGCGGTCGGTGAAGGGCGAGGTCATCGCGGCCACGTTCGACCGTCCGCCGCAGGACCACACGACGGTCGCCGAGCTGGCGATCGAGCGGGCCAAGCGCCTGGTCGAGCTGGGTCACGACGTGGTCGTGCTGCTCGACTCGGTGACCCGGCTCGGCCGGTCGTACAACCTGGCGGCGCCGGCCAGCGGCCGGATCATGTCGGGTGGTATCGACTCGACGGCGCTCTACCCGCCGAAGCGCTTCCTCGGCGCGGCCCGCAACATCGAGAACGGCGGGTCGCTGACCATCCTCGCCACCGCGCTGGTGGAGACGGGTTCGATGGCCGACACGGTCATCTTCGAGGAGTTCAAGGGCACCGGCAACGCGGAGCTGAAGCTGGACCGGAAGATCGCCGACAAGCGCACCTTCCCGGCGATCGACATCCACCCGTCCGGCACGCGTAAGGAGGAGATCCTGCTCGCGCCGGAGGAGCTGGCCATCATCCACAAGCTCCGGAAGGTCCTGCACTCGCTGGACTCGCAGGCGGCCCTGGACCTGCTGCTCGACCGGCTCAAGCAGTCCCGGACGAACATCGAGTTCCTGATGCAGATCGCGAAGTCCACACCGGGGGAGTGA